A stretch of DNA from Oscillatoria sp. FACHB-1406:
GATAATGCTACCGTTATTCGCTACATGGATGACATGAACGCCAATGACTTTGATGCCTTAATCGAGTTGTTTGCTCCCGACGGTGCGATGCACCCTCCTTTCCAAAAACCGATTGTCGGAAAGGAGGCAATTCTTCAGTTCCTCCAGGAAGATTGCAAAAACCTCAAAGTCGTACCAGAATCCGGCGTTGAAGAACCAGCAGAAGAGGGGTTCGAGCAATTTCGAGTTAAGGGGAAAGTTTATAGTCCTTGGCTTAATGCTTGGGTGAATGTGGCTTGGCGCTTTTCACTCAATCTGGAAGGGAAAATTTCTTTAGTTGCGATCGAGGTTATTGCGTCTCCGAAAGAATTGTTGAAGTTTGTTAGTTAAGAGCGCTTAATATCAATTGAATATAACGTTGCACAGAATCGACTCTTCTCAATTTTTGACTGAGATAATGGTGCGTTACGCTTCGCGCTCCGCACCCTACTTCTGATTCTATGCAGCTTCAGATCGTATTGGGTATGAGTCCCGATACGATGCGGCAGAGATATCTTCTATTCTCCGACATCCCTCAGCGTTTGCTCGTACAAAGCGCGATCGACTCGAAAGCCAGCCTGCTGCATTAAGTTGTCTAAAATCGGCTTGACTGCTGGAATTATTCCTAACATTTTGGCAGCATTCAAAACCCCCAATACTCCTGTAATCTTTAATCCATATTGGGCTGCTATTCTTCTTCCCATCCGTTCATCAATGAGCAAACGATCGGCTTTCAATTGAAGGGCTAGCGCGATTGCTTCTGCCTCGCCCTTGTCTAATTCATTTTCTAAGGTTGCTACGAATTGAAGATCGGTGGGGATTTGTACTTGAAGCCAAGTTGCTGTAAGGTATAAAGAAAGATCGATTCCAAAATTTTGAAGACAACGGATCTCGCGATCTACCTCGGGTGGGATTATAACTTGTCGATAAATTTGCTGAATTAACTCGAGTTGTCCCACGATTAAGAGATTGCTCAGTGGGGAAGTATTGCTGACAACTATCATCGCCAATTATTCTCGCGCAGGCTTTTCATATCCGCCTGATATTCCTCCAATCCATAATGAACGCAAATGTCCCGATTTGCCAGCAAATGCTGAAATTCAAACTGGTGCATTCGAGCAATTTGTGCTGCTTTTCCCAAGGTAATGCGTTCCTGTTGAAAAAGAAGAACGGCAATCTCTCGCAATAATTCAGCCTCGGTTAACTCAGCAGTCCGAGCAATATTATCGGGTATATCGATCGAAATTCTCATGCTTGACTCCCTACAGCCGACGGTTGAATAATAGGGTTCGTTTTTCTTATTGTATCTTGCCGGTCGATCGCGATTACAGGCATTTGTCTAACGTTAATGGAGAAGTCCTGATTCCTGGGAATTCAAAATTACTTTAAACAAACTTAGGCTCCTTACTTCTTTCCCGATTGCGCCCCTAACGCCGTGTAACTTGTTATGCTACTCTTAACGACTTCACCGCTCCCTTCCCCAGCCAAAGCGCGCGGCGGTAGAAGGCTGTAGCACCGATACGTTAGAATATGCACGAATTCCATCCCATCAGGAGAGAGTAATTGTGGAGTCCCGATATAATGCCGCCGCGATCGAGCAGAAATGGCAAAAAGCATGGGCAGAAGCGGGTTTAGATACAACCCCCGACAACGACAAGCCCAAATTTTACGCCTTATCCATGTTCCCTTATCCTTCGGGGAACCTGCACATGGGCCACGTTCGCAACTATACCATCACCGATGCGATCGCGCGCCTGAAGCGGATGCAAGGATATCGAGTGCTGCACCCAATGGGATGGGATGCCTTTGGACTGCCTGCCGAAAATGCCGCGATCGATCGCGGAATCCCCCCCGCCGAGTGGACGTACCAAAACATCGCCCACATGAAGCAGCAACTCCAACAACTCGGACTCTCCCTCGACTGGGAACGCGAAGTCGCCACCTGTTCCCCTGACTACTATCGCTGGACGCAGTGGCTTTTCTTACAATTCTACAGCGCCGGACTCGCTTACCAAAAAGAAGCCGCCGTCAACTGGGATCCCATCGATCAAACCGTCCTCGCCAACGAACAAGTTGATAGCGAAGGGCGTTCCTGGCGTTCCGGTGCGATCGTCGAACGCAAACTTTTGCGTCAGTGGTTCCTCAAAATTACCGACTACGCCGAACAACTCCTCAACGACTTAGACAGCTTAACCGGCTGGCCCGATCGCGTCAAGACGATGCAAGCCAACTGGATAGGCAAATCCATCGGCGCGTACCTCGAATTTCCCATCGTCGGAATGGATGAAAGCATCGGCGTATTCACCACCCGCCCCGATACCGTCTGCGGCGTAACCTACGTCGTTCTCGCCCCAGAACACCCCTTAACGCCCCGCGTCACCACCCCAGAACGCCAAACCGCCGTCGAAACCTTCATCTCTGAAGTCGCCAGCGAAAGCGAAACCGAGCGCACCGCTGAAGATAAGCCCAAACGCGGCATTCCCACCGGCGGAACCGCAATTAATCCCTTCACCGGCGAGGAAATCCCGATTTGGATTGCCGATTACGTCCTCTATGAATACGGAACCGGCGCAGTGATGGGCGTTCCCGCGCACGATATCCGGGATTTCCAATTCGCAAAACAGAACGACTTACCGATTAAAACCGTCATTATCCCCGAAGGCGGCGATGCCAGTCAGCCCTTAACAGAAGCCTACGTCGAACCGGGAATTATGGTCAATTCCGGCGAATTTGACGGAATGAATTCAATTGACGGCAAACAGGCGATTATCGAGGCTGCCGAAAAACAAGGGTACGGTAAAGCCAGAATTCAGTACCGCTTGCGCGATTGGTTGATTTCCCGCCAACGCTATTGGGGCGCGCCGATTCCGATTATTCACTGCCCTAGCTGCGGTGCGGTAGCCGTTCCCGATGCCGATTTACCCGTGCGTTTACCCGAAAGCGTCGAATTTTCAGGGCGCGGCCCTTCGCCGCTGGCTAAGATGGAAGATTGGGTTAACGTTCCCTGTCCCAGTTGCGGCGAACCGGCGAAGCGGGAAACCGATACGATGGATACGTTTATCGATTCGTCGTGGTACTTTTTGCGCTATGCCGATGCGAAGAACGAAGAGACGGCGTTTGCGAAGGCGAAGGCGGATGATTGGATGCCGGTGGATCAATATGTGGGCGGCATCGAACACGCGATTTTGCACTTATTGTACTCGCGATTCTTTACGAAGGTGTTGCGCGATCGCGGCCTTACGAATTGCAGCGAACCCTTCAATCGCCTTCTCACCCAAGGCATGGTACAGGGGATGACGTTTAAAAATCCCAAAACCAATAAATACGTTCCCTCCGCAACCGTTAAAGTTGCCGAACCCGACGCAGTTTTTGCCACAGCCGTTCGGGAAGGGAAGGTCGAAAAAGTGACCTTTAAAAATCCCAAAAACGGTAAATATATCGATTGTAACTTTTCTGAAAAGGGACAATTTAAAGTTAACCCCGAAGAACCCAAAGACCCCAATACTGGCGATTCCTTACAAATCTTTCAAGACCCAGAAACTGGCGATTTCTTGCAAGTTTTTTACGAGAAAATGTCCAAATCGAAGTATAACGGTGTCGATCCGGAAGATGTATTATCCAAATATGGCGCAGATACGGCGCGAATGTTTATCCTCTTTAAAGCGCCGCCGGAAAAGGATCTAGAGTGGGATGATGCCGACGTTGAAGGACAATTCCGCTTCTTAAATCGCGTTTGGCGTTTAGTTGGCGATTTGATCGAAAAAGGCGGCAGCGCGAACGATAAGAAGGCAGCGCCGAAATCGAAAGAAGAAAAGGATTTATATCGCGCCATTCATACCGCAATTAAAGAAGTTTCGGAAGATATGGAAGGAGATTATCAGTTTAATACTGCTATCTCTGAAATGATGAAACTCAGCAACGCGATAACCGATTCTCCTTGTAAAGATTCGCCCATTTATGCTGAAGGAATCGAAACGCTGTTGATTTTACTCGCGCCCTTCGCCCCGCACCTTGCTGAGGAATTATGGCATGAATTGGGTCATCAAGACTCGGTTCATACCGTTGCTTGGCCCGAACACAAACCCGAAGCCTTAGTGGTCGATGAGATCGTTTTAGTGGTACAAATTAATGGAAAAGTACGCGGAACGATTCAAGTTCCCGCCAGTTCTTCTAAGGAGGAATTAGAAGAATTTGCGCGTAAGTCTGAGGTAGCGGATAAGTATATTACGGGCAAAGAAGTTCGTAAGGTTATCGTCGTTCCGGGCAAATTAGTTAACTTTGTGGTTGCCAATTAAAGGGAATTGGTAGGCGCTGCCTACCCTACCAAATGTCTTAACTCAAACAATTGTAGAGACGTTGTACACAACGTCTCTACAAAGGAAACGTGGCGAACAAAGAAAGCAAGTACATCATTAGAATAAGCGAGTCCAATCTCTAGTCGGAGATTGGACTCGCTGGCGTTGAAATCGGGTTATTGAACTTGGGGCAACGAATATACTCTTCTTTGCTCTCCAAAAAGTTTACGAGAGTGCTTCCTCGGTTTTCGCACGAGTGGATATGGGTTGCCGTGCAACAGAAGGTTGAGAACTGGCATTCGAGTTACGCTTCTGTGCGAGTTCGTAAACGAATTGCTGAACCTTCTTCGCTTTGCGCCATCCTAATAGCGCACAAAGCGGTTTAAGCTTAGCACCAATGACGGGTTGCACGTCCGAACCGCCTAATTGTGCAACGCGGCGTTCTGCTTGCTCGCAAATATTCGGGACACTCGGATAGACTTCGTAAAAGAAACGCTGGAAGCGGTTAGCACAAGCCTTGCGGGTTCGGGGGCTATTTTCTACGGCTAATAAGTGCTTCATGCAAAATTCTAGCGAGTAAAAGCGGGATACTTTGGAGCGATCGGAACTTTGCTTGCTGAGACTGCCACTGATACCCGTGCGGTAGTAGGCTTTTGCTTTTTGACAGAAGCGGATACCACTGCTGGCAAGCAGGATGCGGCAGAAGTATTCGCCATCGTCATCGGGGTTAGAAGGTAAACTTTCGTTCCAAGGTCCTGCGGCTTTGGCAACAGCGCGAGGAAAGAGCCAAACTCCGGGATTCATCATCCAGTTATTCTCCCATGCTGTGGTAACCCAATCGACCGGATCTCGGTCAGTCCACAGGGGTACGGGGACAAACTCGGCTTGACTCGGGTCTTGGTAAAAAATTCCCCATTGGCACGCTGCGACGCAGTTTGGATTCTCCGCTAACACTGCCATCTGAATTTCGATTTTATCGGCAGTCAGGAGATCGTCTGCGTCTAAATATTGAATATAGTCTCCGCTTGATTTCCGAAATGCTGCATTGCGTGCAGCACAAGCGCCTTGATTTTTTTGAGAAAAAACTTTAACGCCGCGCGATTCGTAGCGACGGGCGATTTCTAGGCTGCGATCGCTCGAGCCGTCATCTACCACAATAATTTCTAAATTCTGCCATGTTTGAGCCAGAGCCGATTCTAGCGTCTCGGCTAACCAGGGTTCGGCGTTGTAACAGGGGATAAGGATAGAAACTAAGGGTTGCATAGAACTCGACGACTCCTAAATTTAAGGACAACCAAAACAAGTGATAGGTGAAATTGGGGCTGTAATTTCGCTCTGTTCCAACTCCGTACTTACTAAATTACACGGTAAATTAAAGAATGCGTAGAGTTTTTGTGAATTTTCTGTGAAGATTGGGGTTCTGAACTGTGAATTTTTTGTGAAGGTCGAGCTTTACACGGGAAATGCCGACGCTAGAACAACGTATTCATGAACTTTACAGGATTGCTCTCCCCGACCGACTCCTCCTAAAGGAGGGGATGCGATCGCATTCCGAAAATGCGTAAAAGCCCTTATTTGTCAAACTCACCACAAACCTCGGTAAGAAATTGAGGTTCCATCGGGAGGGAACAAGTCGTAAAGACACGGTAATTAAGCTGAGGTTTCTGCGGATCGGTTTTCAATAGGGATCGGTATTAATCTCGCAGAGGAGGTATTTCCCTGCATTGCTGCGTTCCGACATTCTGCTAATCTAATTCAAGGACGCAACCTCAACAACGAGGGTTGCTAAGGACATCGGTTAAATGGTGCATTCTTGAGACCCCTTTTGAAGAGCAGGAGCGACATGAAATATCTAATTGATTTTTTAGGTTTTCTCATTAAAGCAACGATCGCCGCCTTCGCGATCGCATTACTCCTAATCTTTCTTGCCACTTTAACCACCGCGATTGGTCTCGAACTGAGTTTCCCTCCCTTTTTCTCCTCGCTTCCCGACCAATTCAGTTTTCTCAACCCCGTCTTTCACTTTTTCGAGCCAATTGTTAACGCTGTTAAATCCTTCGGCTCGTTCGTGGGGGAAAAACTTCAGTTTCTCGGGCCTACCTTAAGAACAACTCAATCTTTTGTCCGCAGCACGGGCGATTTTATGTTGCTCTGGGGGCATCGCATCATGGTCTTTGCCATCATCGGCGGCATGATCTATTTTATTCTTTCGATTCTTAAAAACTGGTAGTCCTAAATAGCAGCAGAGGCGACCGTGAATCGAAGTCCCTCTAATACCCTCCCCCAATACCGGCAGACTTATTTTAGGCGCGGGAGTACGCCTTTAAGTTTTTTATAATCTTGCAAACAATGGAGCTAAGCGGATTCGAACCGCTGACCCCTGCAATGCCATTGCAGTGCTCTACCAACTGAGCTATAACCCCTTGACTAAGCCTTATCTAGTATAAGGCACGCGATCGCATACCGTCAACACTCTTATTAAAACTTTTTAATAATTTAACGGGACGCTTGCATGAGTGAGATAGATGAGACAGCGATCCATCAAAAAGTAAACGACAAGCGTAGAAGCGGCAGCTAGCGCCACTAACATTCCCGCCAACATCAAAGAAGATTCTCGCTGCTGAACTGCTCCTTGAATGAGGTGCAACGACCAAGCCACCAAAGCAACATCAAAAATTAAAATAGGTAACAGCATTTTTTAAGAATCGTAAACTTTACTCCATTCTAATACATCTTCAAGGGGTAATAGCACGTATAATTGTCGATCGCCCAACTTTGCCTAGCTGGATTTCCCGACTTGCGTGCGAAGATTAGAGCGAGCGAACCGGAATGCGATTTTCGCTCAAATGGTTTTTAATTTCGGCAATACTCAGTTGTCCGTAATGCAGTAGGGACGCTAAAAGCGCGGCTTCAGCTTTCCCGTCTGTGAGCGCTTCGTAGATATGCGCCACATTGCCCGCCCCGCCCGAAGCAATAACCGGAATTTCTACGCGTTGTGCGATCGCGCGAGTCAATTCTAAGTCGTACCCCGCCTGAGTTCCATCCGCATCCATACTCGTTACCAACAACTCGCCCGCACCGCGTCGTTCCACTTCGGCGGCCCATTCCAACGCATCCAAACCCGTATTCTCCCGTCCGCCGCGCACGTAAACATCCCAACCCGGACGGTTAGGATCCGTTCTGCGCTTAGCATCGATCGCCACAACAATACATTGCTTGCCGAAGCGATCGCTCGCCCGATTCAGAAACTCCGGATCTCGCACCGCAGCAGAATTAATGCTCGTTTTATCCGCTCCTGCCCGTAACAAATTTTTAATCATTTCTAAGGAATTAATGCCACCGCCCACCGTGAGGGGAATAAAAACTTGTTCGGCAGTCCGGTAAACAACATCAACGATAATGTCTCGATCTTCGTGCGTCGCCGTAATATCGAGAAAAACGAGTTCATCTGCCCCCGCATCGTTATAAACCTTAGCTAATTCCACCGGGTCGCCTGCATCTTGGAGGTTAACGAAGTTAACACCTTTAACGACGCGCCCCGCTTTGACATCGAGGCAAGGAAGGATTCTTTTTGCGAGCATGGTGAAATTCAGGAATTATGAGACCTAAGAGGAAATTTTATCGCGAGACGGTTCTTTCATTGCGTGCAATCCCTCTCCAAGCATTCGTATTCCTTAGCTCTGCTTCAAGAGCGCTCCTCACTTTAAAATGTAAAAAATACATAACTTTTATGTTATTCGTACATTTTATGTAAATGAATGTAACACTTGCTACAAATCCTTAATAATCCCTCGATTAACCTGTAGGG
This window harbors:
- a CDS encoding ketosteroid isomerase family protein, producing the protein MVPKDMLEHTTVSIEGVDNATVIRYMDDMNANDFDALIELFAPDGAMHPPFQKPIVGKEAILQFLQEDCKNLKVVPESGVEEPAEEGFEQFRVKGKVYSPWLNAWVNVAWRFSLNLEGKISLVAIEVIASPKELLKFVS
- a CDS encoding DUF3368 domain-containing protein, whose protein sequence is MIVVSNTSPLSNLLIVGQLELIQQIYRQVIIPPEVDREIRCLQNFGIDLSLYLTATWLQVQIPTDLQFVATLENELDKGEAEAIALALQLKADRLLIDERMGRRIAAQYGLKITGVLGVLNAAKMLGIIPAVKPILDNLMQQAGFRVDRALYEQTLRDVGE
- a CDS encoding UPF0175 family protein; amino-acid sequence: MRISIDIPDNIARTAELTEAELLREIAVLLFQQERITLGKAAQIARMHQFEFQHLLANRDICVHYGLEEYQADMKSLRENNWR
- the leuS gene encoding leucine--tRNA ligase, coding for MESRYNAAAIEQKWQKAWAEAGLDTTPDNDKPKFYALSMFPYPSGNLHMGHVRNYTITDAIARLKRMQGYRVLHPMGWDAFGLPAENAAIDRGIPPAEWTYQNIAHMKQQLQQLGLSLDWEREVATCSPDYYRWTQWLFLQFYSAGLAYQKEAAVNWDPIDQTVLANEQVDSEGRSWRSGAIVERKLLRQWFLKITDYAEQLLNDLDSLTGWPDRVKTMQANWIGKSIGAYLEFPIVGMDESIGVFTTRPDTVCGVTYVVLAPEHPLTPRVTTPERQTAVETFISEVASESETERTAEDKPKRGIPTGGTAINPFTGEEIPIWIADYVLYEYGTGAVMGVPAHDIRDFQFAKQNDLPIKTVIIPEGGDASQPLTEAYVEPGIMVNSGEFDGMNSIDGKQAIIEAAEKQGYGKARIQYRLRDWLISRQRYWGAPIPIIHCPSCGAVAVPDADLPVRLPESVEFSGRGPSPLAKMEDWVNVPCPSCGEPAKRETDTMDTFIDSSWYFLRYADAKNEETAFAKAKADDWMPVDQYVGGIEHAILHLLYSRFFTKVLRDRGLTNCSEPFNRLLTQGMVQGMTFKNPKTNKYVPSATVKVAEPDAVFATAVREGKVEKVTFKNPKNGKYIDCNFSEKGQFKVNPEEPKDPNTGDSLQIFQDPETGDFLQVFYEKMSKSKYNGVDPEDVLSKYGADTARMFILFKAPPEKDLEWDDADVEGQFRFLNRVWRLVGDLIEKGGSANDKKAAPKSKEEKDLYRAIHTAIKEVSEDMEGDYQFNTAISEMMKLSNAITDSPCKDSPIYAEGIETLLILLAPFAPHLAEELWHELGHQDSVHTVAWPEHKPEALVVDEIVLVVQINGKVRGTIQVPASSSKEELEEFARKSEVADKYITGKEVRKVIVVPGKLVNFVVAN
- a CDS encoding glycosyltransferase family 2 protein — encoded protein: MQPLVSILIPCYNAEPWLAETLESALAQTWQNLEIIVVDDGSSDRSLEIARRYESRGVKVFSQKNQGACAARNAAFRKSSGDYIQYLDADDLLTADKIEIQMAVLAENPNCVAACQWGIFYQDPSQAEFVPVPLWTDRDPVDWVTTAWENNWMMNPGVWLFPRAVAKAAGPWNESLPSNPDDDGEYFCRILLASSGIRFCQKAKAYYRTGISGSLSKQSSDRSKVSRFYSLEFCMKHLLAVENSPRTRKACANRFQRFFYEVYPSVPNICEQAERRVAQLGGSDVQPVIGAKLKPLCALLGWRKAKKVQQFVYELAQKRNSNASSQPSVARQPISTRAKTEEALS
- the hisF gene encoding imidazole glycerol phosphate synthase subunit HisF; this encodes MLAKRILPCLDVKAGRVVKGVNFVNLQDAGDPVELAKVYNDAGADELVFLDITATHEDRDIIVDVVYRTAEQVFIPLTVGGGINSLEMIKNLLRAGADKTSINSAAVRDPEFLNRASDRFGKQCIVVAIDAKRRTDPNRPGWDVYVRGGRENTGLDALEWAAEVERRGAGELLVTSMDADGTQAGYDLELTRAIAQRVEIPVIASGGAGNVAHIYEALTDGKAEAALLASLLHYGQLSIAEIKNHLSENRIPVRSL